The following are encoded in a window of Natronoarchaeum philippinense genomic DNA:
- a CDS encoding DUF2270 domain-containing protein, giving the protein MSGDTDPNNIDPMGVESGAVDGKAETPSGTADGGAASAHDTDPKSPTDFDPAVGRGLLDVDMGPSSALAHLYRGEVHRMKLWRERLDRTTNWAVVLMAAILTWAFGSANNPHYVLLIGNAAVALFLTIEARRYRAYETWRSRVRILQRNVWAPGLDPSSPINDGWRERLAADYRRPTLKIPAEEAISHRLRRVYLPLFGILSGAWLLRVLAFGDAAWPASADIGQIPGEAVTAIVVVFLAATTVVACRPRSWHARGELREEDLRDESATHHADD; this is encoded by the coding sequence GTGAGCGGCGACACCGATCCGAACAACATCGATCCCATGGGAGTCGAGTCGGGAGCAGTCGACGGTAAGGCCGAAACACCGTCCGGAACCGCCGATGGCGGCGCGGCGTCCGCACACGACACCGACCCCAAGTCGCCAACCGATTTCGACCCCGCCGTCGGCCGAGGGCTGCTCGATGTCGACATGGGCCCGAGTTCGGCACTCGCACATCTCTACCGTGGCGAGGTCCACCGCATGAAGCTCTGGCGCGAGCGCCTCGACCGGACGACCAACTGGGCGGTCGTGCTGATGGCCGCGATCCTCACGTGGGCTTTCGGCAGCGCGAACAACCCCCACTACGTCCTCCTGATCGGGAACGCGGCGGTCGCGCTCTTCCTGACGATCGAAGCGCGACGGTATCGCGCCTACGAGACGTGGCGCTCGCGCGTGCGCATCCTCCAGCGGAACGTCTGGGCGCCCGGCCTCGATCCGTCCTCACCGATCAACGACGGCTGGCGCGAGCGCCTGGCCGCTGACTATCGCCGGCCGACGCTGAAGATTCCCGCCGAGGAGGCGATTTCCCACCGGCTTCGCCGGGTGTACCTGCCGCTCTTTGGCATCCTCTCGGGCGCGTGGCTGCTCCGGGTGCTGGCCTTTGGCGACGCCGCGTGGCCCGCCAGCGCCGACATCGGCCAGATTCCGGGCGAGGCCGTCACCGCGATCGTCGTGGTGTTTCTCGCGGCGACGACTGTTGTCGCCTGCCGGCCGCGCTCGTGGCACGCCCGCGGTGAGCTTCGGGAAGAGGATCTCCGCGACGAGTCGGCCACACACCACGCTGACGACTAA
- a CDS encoding rubrerythrin family protein, whose protein sequence is MSDLLDTVRDDNETALSRLGSSKALYAITSGEMEEQAVLTAAADRAHAASETVAAWVPEADGDDERDCYDEAAQLTADHYEQVLDKLGEHDPDAVPALHEQLRDADDAAARLGGLLGHTLVAGKLVEQLTGFFVGEADPQTASLFRGYGGDLDDLREDVLELVDDLAVDDDAVAAAATDAVQAAYESYTEQLEAMGVNPKPVC, encoded by the coding sequence ATGTCCGACCTACTCGATACTGTCCGCGACGACAACGAGACCGCCCTTTCACGACTCGGCTCCTCGAAGGCGCTGTACGCGATCACCAGCGGCGAGATGGAAGAACAAGCCGTTCTCACCGCCGCGGCCGACCGCGCCCACGCCGCCAGCGAGACGGTCGCCGCGTGGGTGCCCGAAGCGGACGGCGACGACGAGCGCGACTGCTACGACGAGGCCGCCCAACTGACCGCAGACCACTACGAGCAGGTGCTCGACAAGCTCGGCGAGCACGACCCCGACGCGGTCCCGGCGCTACACGAACAGCTCCGCGACGCCGACGACGCCGCCGCGCGCCTCGGTGGCCTGCTCGGCCACACGCTCGTGGCGGGCAAGCTCGTCGAACAGCTCACCGGCTTTTTCGTCGGCGAAGCCGACCCGCAGACGGCGTCGCTGTTCCGCGGCTACGGCGGCGACCTCGACGACCTGCGCGAGGACGTGCTCGAACTGGTCGACGACCTCGCTGTCGACGACGATGCGGTCGCCGCCGCGGCGACAGACGCCGTGCAGGCGGCCTACGAGTCCTACACCGAGCAGCTCGAAGCGATGGGCGTCAACCCCAAGCCCGTCTGCTGA
- a CDS encoding DUF7553 family protein has protein sequence MTHDELADASDALKDASEAAATDELREHLHERSDALATLASKDRKPDHGRLAREDGVLRDVLDDNDVNEDVSEHVETAREKIREFREDLPGV, from the coding sequence ATGACACACGACGAACTCGCCGACGCGAGCGACGCACTCAAAGACGCCAGCGAAGCTGCAGCGACCGACGAACTGCGCGAGCACCTCCACGAGCGCTCGGACGCGCTGGCGACGCTGGCCTCGAAAGACCGCAAGCCCGACCACGGCCGACTGGCCCGCGAGGACGGCGTCCTGCGGGACGTGCTGGACGACAACGACGTGAACGAGGACGTGAGCGAGCACGTCGAGACGGCCCGCGAGAAGATCCGAGAGTTCCGCGAAGATCTGCCCGGCGTCTAA
- a CDS encoding fumarylacetoacetate hydrolase family protein: MRYYRLDDGSDDRLIADDGDAAYDLTAVKPRLDDFGDLAAAADIAETGVDELAIHLTADAPAIDFAPEDAALPIVPEEVWAAGVTYEISEEAREAESGMPEMYLDVYGAERPEIFFKATPSRTVGPGEAIGVRGDSSWNVPEPELGIVLYDGEIVGYTIGNDVSSRSIEGENPLYLPQAKVYDRCCSLGPCVVSAEAIGDPHDLTMSMTIDRDGETLYEDETSTAKMARTCETLVDYWTAHNAVPELGVLLTGTSLVPEEGFTLSPEDEVSISIESIGRLENTVIEV; this comes from the coding sequence ATGCGATACTACCGGCTCGACGACGGGTCCGACGACAGGCTGATTGCCGACGACGGCGACGCCGCGTACGATCTCACGGCAGTCAAGCCCCGGCTGGACGATTTCGGCGACCTCGCCGCAGCCGCCGACATCGCGGAGACCGGCGTCGACGAGCTAGCCATCCACCTGACAGCGGACGCTCCGGCTATCGACTTCGCGCCGGAGGACGCCGCGCTCCCGATCGTCCCCGAGGAAGTGTGGGCCGCGGGTGTGACCTACGAGATCAGCGAGGAAGCGCGCGAGGCCGAGAGCGGGATGCCCGAAATGTATTTGGACGTTTACGGCGCCGAGCGCCCGGAGATCTTCTTCAAGGCGACGCCGAGCCGGACCGTCGGCCCCGGCGAGGCGATCGGCGTCCGCGGCGACTCCTCGTGGAACGTTCCGGAACCGGAACTCGGAATCGTGCTGTACGACGGCGAAATTGTCGGCTACACGATCGGTAACGACGTGAGCAGTCGCTCGATCGAGGGCGAGAATCCGCTGTACCTCCCACAGGCGAAGGTGTACGACCGGTGTTGCTCGCTCGGGCCCTGTGTCGTCTCTGCCGAAGCGATCGGCGATCCGCACGACCTGACGATGTCGATGACCATCGACCGCGACGGGGAGACGCTGTACGAAGACGAGACCTCGACGGCGAAGATGGCCAGAACCTGCGAAACGCTCGTCGACTACTGGACCGCACACAACGCGGTCCCGGAGCTGGGGGTCCTACTGACTGGCACATCCCTCGTTCCCGAGGAGGGGTTCACACTGTCACCGGAGGACGAGGTATCGATCTCTATCGAGAGCATTGGACGGCTGGAAAACACCGTTATCGAGGTCTGA